The nucleotide window TCGGTGCAGGTCAGGCCGGACAACCAGTACAGCACCGGCAATTTGCCGCCCTGCTCCGCTTGCGGCGGCAGGTACACGGCAAACACCATGTCGCAGCCAAGTACATCGGAGCGGTGCCGGTAGCGTTTGTGCCAGCCGCCGAAGCTTTTCTGGCAGGAGATATTTTCCAGGCTCATGACCGACCTCAGAAATGGATGACGCTACGGATGCTTTTGCCTTCATGCATCAGGTCGAATGCCTTGTTGATATCTTCCAGCCCCATGGTGTGGGTAATGAAGGTATCCAGCGGGATCTCGCCGGTCTGGGCCATTTCAACATAGCTTGGCAACTCGGTACGACCGCGCACGCCACCGAATGCCGAACCGCGCCAGACACGACCGGTCACCAGCTGGAATGGACGGGTGGAGATTTCCTGACCGGCGCCGGCCACGCCGATGATCACCGACTCCCCCCAACCCTTGTGGCAGCACTCAAGTGCAGCACGCATCAATTGGACGTTGCCGATGCATTCGAAGGAAAAGTCGACGCCGCCATCGGTCATGTCGACGATCACTTCCTGAATCGGACGATCGAAATCTTTCGGGTTTACACAATCGGTAGCACCCAACTGCCTGGCGATCTCGAACTTGGCCGGGTTGATATCGATAGCGATGATCCGCCCGGCCTTGGCTTTGACCGCACCGATCACAGCCGACAGACCGATGCCGCCCAGGCCGAAGATGGCGACGGTGTCACCTGGTTTGACTTTGGCGGTGTTGATTACCGCGCCGATACCAGTGGTGACGCCACAACCCAGCAGGCAGACTTTTTCCAAGGGTGCTTCTTTAGGAATTTTGGCGACGGAGATTTCCGGCAGCACGGTGTACTCGGAGAAAGTCGAGGTGCCCATGTAGTGGAAAATCGTTTCGCCCTTGTAGGAAAAACGCGAAGTGCCATCCGGCATCAGGCCTTTACCCTGAGTCGCGCGAATCGCCTGACAGAGGTTGGTTTTGCCCGACAGACAGAATTTGCACTTGCCACATTCCGGGGTGTACAGCGGGATCACATGGTCACCGACCGCGACCGACGTCACGCCCTCGCCGATCGCTTCAACCACCGCGCCACCTTCATGCCCCAGGATCGAAGGAAAAATGCCTTCCGGATCCGCGCCCGAGAGGGTGTAGGCATCGGTATGGCAGACACCGGAAGCAACCACGCGCAGCAGAACTTCACCGGCCTTGGGCATGGCGACATCGACTTCAACGATCTCGAGGGGTTTCTTGGCCTCGAAGGCTACGGCGGCGCGCGACTTGATCATGCTGAATCTCCAGTGAATAAAAACGAGACAGGGAGTGTAATACAGCTGCTTGCGATGAATAATCAGTACAAAAGCAAAACATTATTGCCATACAGGGATAATCCTGATGTCCGAAAACCGCTGGGAAGGTATCGACGAGTTCGTCGCCGTCGCCGAATGCAGCCAATTCACTGCCGCGGCTGAACGCCTTGGGGTGTCTTCCTCCCACATCAGTCGCCAAATCGTACGGCTGGAAGAGCGCCTGCAAACCCGTTTGCTCTATCGCAGCACCCGTCGGGTCACGCTGACCGAGGCCGGGCAAACCTTTCTGCAACACTGCCAGCGCTTGCAGGACGGTCGCGAAGAAGCGTTGCGAGCCGTCGGTGATTTGACCAGCGAACCCAAAGGTATGTTGCGCATGACCTGCGCCGTGGCTTACGGCGAGCGATTCATCGTGCCTCTGGTCACTCGTTTCATGGGGCTGTATCCGCAACTGCGCGTTGACATCGAACTGAGCAATCATCCGCTCGATCTGGTGCATGAAGGCCTGGACCTGGCCATCCGCCTCGGCCGTCTGCAGGATTCAAGATTGGTCGCGACACGTCTGGCACCACGACGCATGTACCTGTGCGCCTCGCCGTCTTACCTGGAGCGGTATGGTCGCCCACACAGTTTGTCGGAACTGAGCCGCCATAACTGCCTCATCGGCAGCTCGGATATCTGGCAACTGGAACAGAACGGGCGGGAATTTTCCCAGCGAGTACAGGGAAACTGGCGCTGCAACAGTGGGCAAGCAGTGCTGGATGCGGCGCTACAAGGGGTTGGTTTGTGTCAGCTGCCGGATTATTACGTCCTGGAGCACTTGAAAAACGGCGAATTGATTTCGCTGCTGGAAGCCCACCAACCGCCGAATACAGCCGTGTGGGCGCTTTACCCACAGCAACGGCATCTGTCGCCGAAGGTGCGCAAGTTGGTGGATTACTTGAAGGCGGGGTTGGCCGAACGGCCGGAGTATCGAACTTAAGATAAAAAGATCGCAGCCTGCGGCAGCTCCTACAGGTATCGAGTACACCCGTTAATCCGAGGCGCACACGATCAATATAGAAGCTGCCGAAGGCTGCGATCTTTTAACGGCGGTTAGCCCAACGCTGCCGCAACCACTCAAGGTCTTCGGGGCGAGTGACCTTGATGTTATCGGATCGACCTTCGATCAGGCGCGGCGCCTGGCCCGACCACTCCATGGCCGAAGCTTCATCGGTGATGACAACGTCCGCCACCAGACTGTCTGCCAATGCCCGATGCAACGCGCCAAGGCGAAACATTTGCGGCGTATAGGCCTGCCAGATAACACTGCGATCCACCGTTTCCAGCACACGCCCATGCTTATCGACCCGCTTGAGGGTATCGCGCGCAGGCACCGCCAACAGACCACCCACCGGATCGTCGACCAGCTCACTGAGCAATTTATCGAGATCATCACGCGCCAGATTCGGTCGCGCAGCATCGTGAACCAACACCCAATCCTCATCGTCAGCGCCTTGGGCATGCAGATGCAGCAAGGCATTGAGCACCGACCCGGAACGCTCGGCGCCACCTTCAACCCGCTGAATACGCGGATCGGCAGCACACGCCAGGTTCGGCCAGTAAGGATCGTCGATAGCAAGACTGACCACCAACCCCTTCAGGGAAGGATGATCGAGAAAACAGCCAAGACTGTGTTCCAGAATAGTGCGCCCGCCCAGCTGCAAGTATTGCTTGGGACGGTCCGCGGCCATACGGGCACCGACACCCGCGGCAGGAATCACGGCCCAGAAGGCCGGTAACGACTCCATCATTGGGCCAACTGGTAAAGGGTTTCACCGTCCTTGACCATGCCCAACTCATGGCGAGCCCGCTCTTCAACGGTCTCCATGCCCTTTTTCAATTCGCTGACTTCGGCATCCATCACCCGATTGCGTTCCAGCAGCGCCTCGTTCTCGGCATGTTGGTCCGCAATCTGCTGCTTCAGCTCGGCCACTTGCGCCAGACTGCCATTACCCACCCACAGGCGGTACTGCAGGCCAGCCAGCAGCAAGAGCAAGACGAGGAACAACCAATTGGGACTGCGCATCGAATATCAGGTATCCAGTGAAAAAAGACAGCCATGCCAAAACTTTGAAGC belongs to Pseudomonas sp. B21-015 and includes:
- a CDS encoding S-(hydroxymethyl)glutathione dehydrogenase/class III alcohol dehydrogenase, with amino-acid sequence MIKSRAAVAFEAKKPLEIVEVDVAMPKAGEVLLRVVASGVCHTDAYTLSGADPEGIFPSILGHEGGAVVEAIGEGVTSVAVGDHVIPLYTPECGKCKFCLSGKTNLCQAIRATQGKGLMPDGTSRFSYKGETIFHYMGTSTFSEYTVLPEISVAKIPKEAPLEKVCLLGCGVTTGIGAVINTAKVKPGDTVAIFGLGGIGLSAVIGAVKAKAGRIIAIDINPAKFEIARQLGATDCVNPKDFDRPIQEVIVDMTDGGVDFSFECIGNVQLMRAALECCHKGWGESVIIGVAGAGQEISTRPFQLVTGRVWRGSAFGGVRGRTELPSYVEMAQTGEIPLDTFITHTMGLEDINKAFDLMHEGKSIRSVIHF
- a CDS encoding LysR substrate-binding domain-containing protein, producing the protein MSENRWEGIDEFVAVAECSQFTAAAERLGVSSSHISRQIVRLEERLQTRLLYRSTRRVTLTEAGQTFLQHCQRLQDGREEALRAVGDLTSEPKGMLRMTCAVAYGERFIVPLVTRFMGLYPQLRVDIELSNHPLDLVHEGLDLAIRLGRLQDSRLVATRLAPRRMYLCASPSYLERYGRPHSLSELSRHNCLIGSSDIWQLEQNGREFSQRVQGNWRCNSGQAVLDAALQGVGLCQLPDYYVLEHLKNGELISLLEAHQPPNTAVWALYPQQRHLSPKVRKLVDYLKAGLAERPEYRT
- the ispD gene encoding 2-C-methyl-D-erythritol 4-phosphate cytidylyltransferase produces the protein MMESLPAFWAVIPAAGVGARMAADRPKQYLQLGGRTILEHSLGCFLDHPSLKGLVVSLAIDDPYWPNLACAADPRIQRVEGGAERSGSVLNALLHLHAQGADDEDWVLVHDAARPNLARDDLDKLLSELVDDPVGGLLAVPARDTLKRVDKHGRVLETVDRSVIWQAYTPQMFRLGALHRALADSLVADVVITDEASAMEWSGQAPRLIEGRSDNIKVTRPEDLEWLRQRWANRR
- the ftsB gene encoding cell division protein FtsB, whose product is MRSPNWLFLVLLLLLAGLQYRLWVGNGSLAQVAELKQQIADQHAENEALLERNRVMDAEVSELKKGMETVEERARHELGMVKDGETLYQLAQ